A genomic stretch from Desulfonauticus submarinus includes:
- the rlmN gene encoding 23S rRNA (adenine(2503)-C(2))-methyltransferase RlmN, with amino-acid sequence MRNILEVEKEDLLAWFLTQGEQKFRVEQVWQWLWGKGVENFYEMTNISKLLRERLNETFSISWPKLNKVSVSRDGTHKFLIKLEDNELIETVLIPEKDHYTLCISSQVGCPLGCTFCHTGQMGFKRNLKAYEIVAQVILAKKFIQEHGLARLLRNIVYMGMGEPLLNWQEVKKSLVILNHEKYLNFSKRRITLSTIGVLDTLRLFGDSKLGRLAVSLHASFSTLRTKIMPATSKWPLEELLLALEQYPLEPRERITIEYILLNGVNDSKEDALELVRILKGIRCKINLIKYNPWPGSAYKSPSEERILAFEKVLWDHNLTAILRKSKGEDILAACGQLRASVN; translated from the coding sequence ATGCGTAATATTTTAGAAGTAGAAAAAGAAGATCTTTTAGCTTGGTTTTTAACTCAAGGAGAGCAAAAATTTCGTGTTGAACAAGTTTGGCAGTGGTTATGGGGAAAAGGAGTTGAGAACTTTTATGAAATGACAAATATTTCTAAATTGTTGCGTGAACGATTAAATGAAACATTTTCTATTTCTTGGCCTAAGTTAAATAAAGTCTCTGTAAGTAGGGATGGAACTCATAAATTCCTTATTAAACTTGAAGATAATGAACTAATAGAAACGGTTTTGATTCCAGAAAAGGATCATTATACGCTGTGTATTTCTTCTCAAGTTGGTTGCCCTTTGGGATGTACCTTTTGTCATACTGGCCAAATGGGTTTTAAAAGAAATCTTAAGGCTTACGAAATTGTAGCCCAAGTAATATTGGCGAAGAAATTTATTCAAGAACATGGATTAGCCCGTTTGTTGCGTAATATTGTTTATATGGGAATGGGAGAACCATTATTAAACTGGCAAGAAGTAAAAAAAAGTTTAGTAATTTTAAATCATGAAAAGTATTTAAATTTTTCTAAACGTAGAATTACTTTGTCTACTATTGGGGTTTTAGATACACTGAGGTTGTTTGGAGATAGTAAATTAGGGAGATTAGCTGTTTCTTTACATGCTTCTTTTTCAACTTTACGAACTAAAATAATGCCAGCTACTTCTAAATGGCCATTAGAAGAACTTTTATTAGCTTTAGAACAATATCCTTTGGAACCAAGAGAGAGGATCACTATAGAATATATTTTATTAAATGGAGTTAATGATTCTAAAGAAGACGCATTAGAGCTTGTTCGCATTTTAAAAGGAATTAGGTGTAAGATCAATTTAATAAAATATAATCCGTGGCCTGGCAGTGCCTATAAGTCTCCTTCAGAAGAGCGTATTCTCGCCTTTGAAAAGGTGTTATGGGATCATAATTTAACTGCTATTTTGCGTAAAAGTAAAGGAGAGGATATTTTAGCTGCTTGTGGCCAATTGAGGGCAAGTGTAAATTGA
- the hisI gene encoding phosphoribosyl-AMP cyclohydrolase gives MENWYPDFDKGKGLLPAIAQDYKTKEVLMLAYVNKEAWEKTLETGEAHYYSRSRQKLWHKGESSGHVQKIKEIRLDCDSDTILYIVEQIGGAACHKGYKSCFYRRISKKGTIDICSPKVFDPKEVYK, from the coding sequence TTGGAGAATTGGTATCCTGATTTTGATAAGGGAAAGGGTTTGTTACCAGCGATAGCTCAAGATTATAAAACTAAAGAGGTTTTGATGTTAGCCTATGTGAATAAAGAAGCATGGGAGAAAACCTTAGAGACAGGAGAGGCTCATTACTATAGTAGAAGCAGACAAAAGTTATGGCATAAAGGAGAAAGCTCTGGACATGTGCAAAAAATAAAAGAAATTCGTTTAGATTGTGATTCAGATACTATTTTATATATAGTGGAACAAATAGGGGGAGCTGCCTGTCACAAAGGCTATAAAAGTTGTTTTTATCGTCGTATTTCCAAGAAAGGAACTATAGATATCTGTTCGCCCAAGGTATTTGATCCAAAGGAGGTATATAAATAA
- the hisG gene encoding ATP phosphoribosyltransferase, which produces MGTKVLKLGIPKGSLQESTFRLFAKAGWKITEHHRNYFPDINDLEIQCSMCRAQEMSRYVEEGILDAGLTGKDWILENESDVVIVSDLIYSKVSARPARWVLAVAGDSPYKRPEDLAGKKIATELKNFTEKYFQKAGIPVEVEFSWGATEAKVVEGLCDAIVEVTETGTTIKAHGLKIIAEILQTNTQFIANKKAWEDSWKRHKIETINTLLQGALRAEKLVGMKMNVPKEKMDEVMNVLPAMTSPTVAPLYNSDWFSVEIVVEKSTVRELIPLLLQKGAEAIIEYPLNKVI; this is translated from the coding sequence ATGGGAACAAAAGTATTAAAACTAGGTATTCCTAAGGGTTCTCTACAAGAATCTACTTTTCGATTATTTGCAAAAGCTGGTTGGAAAATTACTGAACATCATAGAAATTATTTTCCTGATATTAATGACTTAGAGATACAGTGCTCTATGTGTAGAGCTCAGGAGATGTCTCGTTATGTAGAAGAGGGGATTTTAGATGCAGGTTTGACAGGTAAGGACTGGATATTGGAAAATGAGTCTGATGTAGTTATTGTTTCTGATTTAATTTATTCTAAAGTTAGTGCTAGGCCTGCTAGGTGGGTGCTAGCTGTAGCAGGGGATTCTCCTTATAAAAGACCAGAGGATTTGGCTGGAAAGAAAATTGCTACAGAACTTAAAAATTTTACAGAGAAATATTTTCAAAAAGCAGGCATACCTGTGGAAGTTGAATTTTCTTGGGGGGCCACAGAGGCCAAAGTAGTAGAAGGATTGTGCGATGCGATTGTGGAAGTAACAGAGACAGGAACTACTATTAAAGCTCATGGTTTAAAAATAATTGCAGAGATTTTGCAGACAAATACTCAGTTTATTGCTAATAAAAAGGCATGGGAAGATTCTTGGAAAAGACATAAGATTGAAACAATAAATACTCTTTTACAAGGGGCTCTTAGAGCAGAAAAATTAGTTGGTATGAAGATGAATGTCCCAAAAGAAAAAATGGATGAAGTGATGAATGTGCTCCCTGCAATGACTTCTCCTACAGTAGCTCCTCTTTACAATAGTGATTGGTTTTCTGTAGAGATTGTGGTAGAAAAAAGTACTGTGCGAGAGCTAATACCTTTGCTTTTGCAAAAAGGAGCAGAAGCGATTATAGAATATCCTTTAAACAAGGTGATTTAA
- a CDS encoding tetratricopeptide repeat protein: MKRLFFIGILFFILTSCATKQARIDDIYEQKIPEPILVRIELAERYIMDLRPREALRQLLTVQNSAYKYARFHFDLGMAYLALDERQKAIDSFSKAVKLSPAYGEAWNNLGLVYFASGNNQKAEKCFKKALSILTYKTPELPALNLARLYLKKGDRVQAKRYAKISVQKNWRYTSAYIFLAKLLEEENDLEGAKKILKEGVEANPDNSKLILEYAKTLLKLGQNQDARKWLEELITHHAKSDEAKMAQDYLEFLP; this comes from the coding sequence ATGAAAAGGTTATTTTTTATTGGTATATTATTTTTTATTTTAACAAGTTGTGCCACAAAACAGGCCAGGATAGATGATATCTATGAACAAAAAATCCCAGAGCCAATATTAGTGCGTATAGAATTAGCAGAGCGATACATAATGGATTTGCGTCCTAGGGAAGCATTAAGACAGCTATTAACCGTTCAAAATAGTGCTTATAAGTATGCTCGCTTTCATTTTGATTTAGGTATGGCCTATTTGGCTTTAGATGAAAGACAAAAAGCAATAGATTCTTTTTCTAAGGCGGTTAAGCTCAGTCCAGCTTATGGAGAGGCGTGGAATAACTTAGGCCTTGTTTATTTTGCTTCTGGAAACAATCAGAAGGCGGAAAAGTGTTTTAAAAAAGCATTGTCTATTCTTACTTATAAAACTCCAGAATTGCCTGCTTTAAATTTGGCACGTCTTTACTTAAAAAAAGGTGATAGAGTGCAGGCTAAAAGATATGCGAAAATTAGTGTTCAGAAAAACTGGCGCTACACTTCTGCATACATTTTTTTAGCAAAACTCTTAGAAGAGGAAAATGATTTAGAAGGAGCTAAAAAAATACTTAAAGAAGGGGTAGAGGCAAACCCTGATAACTCCAAGTTAATTTTAGAATATGCAAAAACTTTACTTAAGCTTGGCCAAAATCAAGATGCCAGAAAATGGTTAGAGGAACTTATTACTCATCATGCCAAAAGCGATGAGGCCAAAATGGCCCAAGATTACTTGGAGTTCCTCCCATAG
- a CDS encoding B12-binding domain-containing radical SAM protein: MPKAMRPKWPKITWSSSHRKIGPYILGINPWIYDFAAYNLWSRPVGLLVCLDMLREAGANVALLDCMDKTWQDHPWPKPHLFGKGHYPKSSLPKPFVYLNIPRKFSRYGLSYEAVKGALQKISPHPDLILITSIMTYWYPGVVATLNLVRDIFPKAKVVLGGIYATLCFEHAQQWGFDLILKGPLETPDNWSKLWELLGISAPSLPNGAGLKMALDLYRGKEFSILLGSRGCPFNCEYCASRLLYNNFQQKEYSCFIQEFENEFLKGVRNFAFYDDALLVNPQKWLIPFLKYVIKNKLKIRLHTPNAMHVRYLNRDICKLFYQAGLTTIRLGLETANFNSRLDKKLTKEQWERGLSNLFNAGFKPEQIGAYILFGLPEQTEAEIKAAISFVKTWGIQPDLAYFTPIPHTSIFEQAKKVSPYPLSEEPLFQNNSIWPCVPGGFSWEKASFWKSLLRL; this comes from the coding sequence ATGCCAAAAGCGATGAGGCCAAAATGGCCCAAGATTACTTGGAGTTCCTCCCATAGAAAAATAGGCCCTTATATTTTAGGAATAAATCCTTGGATATATGATTTTGCAGCCTATAACTTATGGTCAAGGCCAGTCGGTTTATTAGTTTGTTTAGATATGCTAAGGGAGGCAGGTGCAAATGTAGCCCTCCTGGATTGCATGGATAAAACATGGCAAGACCATCCATGGCCTAAACCTCATTTGTTTGGAAAAGGACATTATCCTAAAAGCTCCCTACCAAAACCTTTTGTTTATCTAAATATTCCTCGTAAATTCTCTCGTTATGGTCTTTCTTATGAAGCAGTAAAAGGAGCTTTGCAAAAAATTTCTCCTCATCCTGATTTGATTTTGATTACTTCTATTATGACCTATTGGTATCCAGGAGTAGTGGCCACTTTAAATTTAGTGAGGGATATTTTTCCTAAAGCTAAGGTAGTGTTAGGAGGTATTTATGCTACTTTGTGCTTTGAACATGCTCAACAGTGGGGATTTGATTTAATTTTAAAGGGTCCCCTTGAAACCCCAGATAATTGGTCTAAATTATGGGAACTGTTAGGAATAAGTGCACCTTCTCTACCTAACGGTGCGGGTCTAAAGATGGCCCTAGATTTATATAGAGGAAAGGAGTTTTCTATCTTATTAGGGTCTAGAGGCTGTCCTTTTAACTGTGAATATTGTGCAAGTAGGTTGTTGTATAATAATTTTCAACAAAAGGAATATTCTTGCTTTATTCAGGAATTTGAAAATGAATTTTTAAAAGGGGTACGCAATTTTGCTTTTTATGATGATGCGTTATTAGTAAATCCTCAAAAATGGCTTATCCCGTTTTTAAAATACGTCATTAAAAATAAATTAAAAATTCGTTTACATACACCTAACGCAATGCATGTACGTTATTTAAATAGAGATATTTGCAAACTCTTTTATCAAGCTGGACTTACTACTATTCGTTTAGGTTTAGAAACAGCTAATTTTAATTCTAGATTAGATAAAAAGCTTACTAAAGAACAGTGGGAGAGAGGATTAAGTAATTTATTTAATGCAGGATTTAAACCCGAACAAATAGGAGCCTATATTTTGTTTGGGCTACCTGAGCAGACCGAAGCAGAAATAAAAGCTGCAATTTCTTTTGTAAAAACTTGGGGGATTCAGCCTGATTTAGCCTATTTTACTCCTATTCCTCATACGTCTATTTTTGAGCAAGCTAAAAAGGTTAGCCCATATCCTTTAAGTGAAGAACCATTATTCCAAAATAATTCTATTTGGCCTTGTGTCCCAGGAGGTTTTTCTTGGGAAAAGGCGTCTTTTTGGAAAAGCTTGCTTAGGTTATAA
- a CDS encoding DUF4405 domain-containing protein, with protein sequence MRVRRLISLLSLLSFGLLLVTSIVLYIVPHGRVAYWVDWTLWGLSKTQWQNLHINLGFLFLLSVFFHLYYNWNSITHYFKNKLNRLIIFTKEFNVALLIILLVSGGTYFMVPPFSTIIDFSEVIKEKASLKYGNPPYGHAELSSLKVLCQRLGLDLKQVLNNLKKRNIKFSGPQDTILEIARINNLTPKQVYEIAIDYDKKKAGLSAFIPLGIGKLTLKEFCQQFGLNLQDVVLVLEKNGYVVKANTTLKEIAASRNQTPSDLYKLLQQNFN encoded by the coding sequence ATGAGAGTTAGGCGATTAATTTCCTTATTATCATTGCTTTCCTTTGGACTCTTACTTGTTACTAGTATTGTCCTTTATATTGTTCCTCATGGTAGAGTTGCCTACTGGGTAGATTGGACTCTTTGGGGATTATCGAAAACACAGTGGCAAAATTTGCATATTAATCTTGGTTTTTTGTTTTTATTATCTGTCTTTTTCCATCTTTATTATAATTGGAATTCTATAACACATTATTTTAAAAATAAGTTAAATAGGCTTATAATTTTTACTAAAGAATTTAACGTTGCCCTTTTGATAATTTTACTAGTAAGTGGTGGGACTTATTTTATGGTCCCGCCATTTTCTACAATTATAGATTTTAGCGAGGTTATTAAAGAAAAAGCATCTTTAAAGTATGGAAATCCTCCTTATGGTCATGCAGAGCTTTCTAGTCTTAAGGTTTTGTGTCAACGCTTAGGTTTGGATTTGAAGCAAGTTTTAAATAACCTAAAAAAGAGAAATATTAAATTCAGTGGACCTCAAGATACAATTTTAGAAATTGCTAGAATAAATAACTTAACCCCAAAGCAGGTGTATGAAATTGCGATAGACTATGATAAAAAGAAAGCAGGTTTATCTGCTTTTATCCCTTTAGGTATAGGCAAGCTTACTCTAAAAGAATTTTGTCAGCAGTTTGGACTTAATCTTCAAGATGTTGTTTTAGTGTTAGAAAAAAATGGATATGTAGTTAAAGCAAATACTACCTTAAAAGAAATTGCTGCAAGCAGAAATCAAACCCCGTCTGATTTGTATAAGCTATTACAGCAAAATTTTAACTAA
- a CDS encoding ArsR/SmtB family transcription factor: MKLFLKVMKALAEENRVKILKMLEKGERCVCEIQAVLGLAQPTISKHLKILEDAGLVKSRKQGMWVLYRLSIRGEGNEYSDMMLSILKRWLNEDKEVDNLLIKLENIIRDCQRR; this comes from the coding sequence ATGAAGTTATTTTTAAAAGTAATGAAGGCGTTGGCAGAAGAAAATAGGGTTAAAATTCTTAAGATGCTTGAGAAGGGTGAAAGGTGTGTTTGTGAGATTCAGGCAGTTTTGGGTCTTGCTCAACCAACAATTTCTAAACATCTTAAGATATTAGAGGATGCTGGATTGGTGAAAAGCCGTAAACAAGGAATGTGGGTTTTGTATCGGTTATCAATTAGAGGAGAAGGGAATGAGTATAGTGATATGATGTTATCTATTTTAAAAAGGTGGTTAAATGAGGATAAAGAGGTAGATAATCTGTTAATAAAGCTTGAAAACATTATTAGAGATTGCCAAAGGAGATAA
- a CDS encoding permease: MKPLQPLKSINEQSSTAGLKEKRRKASLGKYLSFIIMSLVIWIAVYLNLLKFSKYVVFDILKLPPNTHLASAIQFFVYDAPKVLLLMSLVVFFVGIIRSFFSPEKARAMLAGKREFMGNILAALLGIVTPFCTCSAIPLFIGFVTAGIPLGVTFSFLISAPMVNEIAVVLLYGLVGWKVALIYMSTGILIAIFAGWILGRLGLEEYIEEWVRQIRTSPQDMIEEKKSWADRIEYGIKTVKEIVGKVWLYILLGIAVGAIIHGYVPQSLLASLMGKGAWWSVPLSVLIGIPMYSNAAGIVPVVEALLGKGASLGTALAFMMSVIALSLPEMLILRKVLKPKLIFIFIGVVGAGILFVGYLFNYLV; the protein is encoded by the coding sequence ATGAAGCCATTACAACCGCTTAAATCTATTAACGAGCAAAGCTCTACAGCAGGATTAAAAGAAAAAAGAAGAAAAGCATCTTTAGGAAAGTATCTTAGTTTTATTATCATGAGTCTTGTGATATGGATTGCTGTTTATCTTAATCTTCTAAAATTTTCTAAATATGTTGTTTTTGATATATTAAAACTTCCACCTAATACCCATTTAGCAAGTGCTATCCAATTTTTTGTTTATGATGCTCCAAAAGTTCTTTTGTTGATGAGCTTGGTTGTATTTTTTGTGGGCATTATTCGTTCTTTTTTTAGTCCAGAAAAGGCAAGAGCAATGTTGGCAGGTAAGAGAGAATTTATGGGAAATATCTTGGCTGCTCTTTTAGGAATAGTAACCCCTTTTTGTACTTGCTCTGCAATTCCTTTGTTTATTGGATTTGTTACTGCGGGTATACCTTTAGGAGTTACTTTTTCTTTTCTTATTTCTGCTCCAATGGTGAATGAAATAGCAGTAGTGCTTTTATATGGATTAGTGGGATGGAAGGTTGCCTTAATTTATATGAGTACAGGAATTTTAATTGCAATCTTTGCGGGATGGATTTTAGGACGTTTGGGTTTGGAAGAGTATATTGAGGAGTGGGTTAGGCAGATTAGGACAAGTCCTCAAGATATGATAGAAGAGAAAAAGTCTTGGGCAGATAGAATTGAATATGGGATAAAAACAGTAAAAGAAATTGTAGGCAAGGTCTGGTTATATATACTTTTAGGAATAGCTGTGGGAGCAATAATTCATGGCTATGTGCCCCAAAGTTTATTGGCCTCTTTAATGGGTAAAGGAGCATGGTGGTCTGTGCCTTTATCTGTATTAATTGGTATTCCTATGTATTCAAACGCGGCAGGGATTGTACCTGTTGTAGAGGCTCTTTTAGGGAAAGGTGCTAGTTTAGGTACAGCCCTAGCCTTTATGATGAGCGTTATAGCACTTTCTTTACCAGAAATGCTTATTCTGCGTAAGGTGTTAAAGCCAAAGCTCATTTTTATTTTTATTGGTGTCGTTGGAGCAGGTATTTTATTTGTTGGATATTTATTTAATTACTTAGTTTAA
- a CDS encoding sulfite exporter TauE/SafE family protein: MHMGYIQIIALLITGIGVGFASGLLGVGGCFIMVPVQFWALTSIGVDSTIAIRIAFGTNLAVVLVTAISGAIGHHKKGVVLWKAAIILGISALIGAFVGGYIASHLPGNILKIGFGLAILAGAIRMLTAKPIKVEQKPVDNVLAYILWGFPLGIVSGIIGIGGGVLMIPVMVLALRFDMHQAVGSSTALMIFASIGGILSYILNGLSVSGLPSYSLGYVNLLQWVLLAGTSVPMARVGVMVAHKLSPQKLKYLFIIVMIYMGLKMIGVFQWLNLPI, encoded by the coding sequence ATGCATATGGGTTATATACAGATCATTGCTTTATTAATTACGGGGATAGGAGTAGGCTTTGCTTCAGGTCTATTAGGAGTCGGTGGATGTTTTATTATGGTGCCTGTTCAATTTTGGGCTCTTACTTCTATAGGAGTTGACTCCACCATTGCTATTAGAATTGCTTTTGGAACAAATTTGGCAGTAGTGCTAGTAACAGCTATTAGTGGAGCTATAGGACATCATAAAAAGGGCGTGGTTTTATGGAAGGCCGCAATTATTTTAGGGATATCTGCATTAATAGGTGCGTTTGTTGGTGGTTATATTGCTTCTCATCTTCCAGGGAATATTTTAAAAATTGGTTTTGGCTTGGCTATTTTAGCTGGAGCTATTAGAATGCTTACTGCTAAACCAATTAAAGTAGAACAAAAGCCAGTAGATAATGTTTTAGCATATATTTTGTGGGGATTTCCGTTGGGTATTGTCTCTGGAATTATTGGGATTGGTGGAGGAGTACTAATGATTCCTGTAATGGTTTTAGCTCTCCGCTTTGATATGCATCAGGCAGTTGGTTCTTCTACAGCACTTATGATTTTTGCCTCTATTGGGGGGATATTGTCATATATTTTGAATGGTCTTTCTGTAAGTGGATTGCCCTCTTATTCTTTAGGCTACGTGAATTTGTTGCAATGGGTGCTTTTAGCAGGTACAAGTGTCCCAATGGCACGTGTTGGAGTAATGGTAGCCCATAAGTTGTCTCCTCAGAAGTTAAAATACTTGTTCATTATTGTGATGATTTATATGGGATTAAAGATGATAGGTGTATTTCAGTGGCTTAATTTGCCTATATAA
- a CDS encoding sensor histidine kinase codes for MKNIVPKKFFSKKKILFISSGIFIFLFLFTLLHLFLISKQLKRHIYLDAREALSFVELRFLSYQETISILKNVPPYLKNPAWLIDEFQSHPILYGVLIWSKNKIILSSFPHGQIPSVEIIKNSQKGLEQDNLFYLSSYFSKSKDIGVLVAIYTDFKRELWKESLFHSLLMFFSGAVILFVLGVYIFFSFKREETLIKHIAETEKLATVGKFSSLLAHEVKNPLNTLSMGLQYLQEDLTDKKDFLQTLLSQVDRLNILVEELLAVTKGLKIIKKEIFWKELSEQIYNLLLPLVKAKELELYLDEKNIVFQADKHWLERALLNLLRNALEAVEPRKGKVELNIEENNNRIYFIIKDNGPGMEKEIKKSVKKLFYTTKKHGFGLGLYLAHQVAIAHGGGIDIWSKPKQGTKIRLWIDAS; via the coding sequence ATGAAAAATATTGTCCCTAAAAAATTTTTTAGTAAAAAAAAGATTTTATTTATTAGTAGTGGGATATTTATTTTTCTTTTTTTGTTTACTTTATTACACTTATTTTTAATTTCTAAACAATTAAAGCGACATATTTATCTTGATGCTAGAGAAGCATTATCTTTTGTTGAGCTTAGATTTTTAAGTTATCAAGAAACTATCTCTATTTTAAAGAACGTTCCTCCTTACTTAAAGAATCCTGCGTGGCTTATTGATGAATTTCAGTCTCATCCTATTTTATATGGTGTTTTAATTTGGTCTAAAAACAAAATTATTTTAAGTTCTTTTCCCCACGGTCAAATCCCTTCTGTAGAGATTATTAAAAACTCTCAAAAAGGCTTAGAACAAGATAATTTATTTTATCTTAGTTCTTATTTTAGTAAATCCAAGGATATAGGGGTATTAGTTGCTATTTATACAGACTTTAAAAGAGAATTGTGGAAAGAATCTTTGTTTCATAGCCTGTTAATGTTTTTTAGTGGAGCCGTGATTTTATTTGTATTAGGTGTGTATATCTTTTTTAGCTTTAAAAGAGAAGAAACATTGATAAAACATATTGCTGAGACAGAAAAATTGGCAACAGTGGGAAAATTTTCTTCTCTTTTAGCCCATGAAGTTAAAAATCCTCTTAATACATTAAGTATGGGACTCCAATATCTACAAGAAGATTTAACTGATAAAAAAGATTTTTTACAAACACTTTTATCTCAAGTTGATAGACTAAATATATTAGTGGAAGAATTATTAGCTGTTACCAAAGGGCTTAAAATTATTAAAAAAGAAATTTTTTGGAAAGAATTATCAGAACAGATATATAACTTACTTTTACCCCTTGTAAAGGCAAAGGAACTAGAACTTTATTTAGATGAGAAGAATATTGTATTTCAGGCGGATAAACATTGGTTAGAAAGAGCTTTATTGAATTTGTTAAGGAATGCATTGGAGGCAGTAGAACCTAGAAAAGGCAAAGTAGAGTTAAACATTGAAGAAAATAATAATAGGATATATTTTATTATAAAAGACAATGGGCCTGGAATGGAAAAGGAAATCAAGAAGTCTGTAAAAAAATTGTTCTATACTACTAAAAAACATGGATTTGGTTTGGGATTGTACTTAGCCCACCAAGTAGCAATAGCTCATGGCGGAGGAATAGATATTTGGAGTAAACCTAAACAGGGGACAAAAATAAGGTTGTGGATAGATGCAAGTTAA
- a CDS encoding sigma-54-dependent transcriptional regulator: MQVKVLLIEDELSQREILQGYLKEKNFTVLEAASGREGLDLALEVRPDLILLDYKLPDMDGLEVLIQLKKSLPLTPVIIITAFGSVEMAVSALKQGAYHYLTKPIKLQELLFLMQRALKEKRLEEQVAQLKSKLGEIDSCIFDDIIAESVQMKSLFALVKKVAATDATVLILGESGTGKEVVANLVYKLSERKQNSFVKINCAAIPLGLLESELFGHERGAFTGATKTKQGLFETANRGTIFLDEIGDMPLELQAKLLRVLQDGTFTRVGGTKEIKVDVRVIAATNKDLERLVKEGKFREDLFWRLNVFTLRISPLRERKEDILPLAQHFCQKFAKKYQKKIKGISKKASEMLFVYPFWGNVRELENIIERAVIVTENELLSPEDFPEYVSKSFSQTNELFTLPLPKAIEKLEYLRIKEALEESKGVKTKAAKLLGISERTLRYKLEKFNQSIF, encoded by the coding sequence ATGCAAGTTAAGGTTCTTTTAATAGAAGATGAATTAAGCCAGAGAGAAATTTTACAAGGTTATTTAAAAGAAAAGAATTTTACTGTGTTAGAAGCAGCATCTGGTAGAGAAGGTTTGGATTTAGCCTTAGAAGTTAGACCAGATTTAATTTTGTTAGATTATAAATTGCCTGATATGGATGGTCTGGAGGTATTGATTCAGTTGAAGAAGAGTTTACCCCTTACTCCAGTTATTATTATTACAGCTTTTGGTTCGGTGGAAATGGCTGTTTCTGCCTTAAAACAGGGAGCCTATCACTATTTAACAAAACCCATAAAGCTACAAGAACTGTTATTTTTGATGCAAAGAGCGCTAAAGGAAAAAAGATTAGAAGAACAAGTAGCTCAACTTAAATCTAAGTTAGGAGAGATAGATTCTTGTATTTTTGATGATATAATTGCTGAAAGTGTTCAAATGAAGTCTCTATTTGCTTTAGTAAAAAAAGTTGCAGCTACAGACGCCACGGTCTTAATTTTAGGAGAATCTGGGACAGGTAAAGAAGTTGTTGCAAATCTTGTGTATAAGCTTTCTGAGCGAAAACAAAACTCATTTGTAAAAATAAACTGTGCTGCTATTCCATTAGGTTTATTAGAAAGTGAACTTTTTGGGCATGAGCGAGGTGCATTTACTGGAGCTACAAAAACTAAACAAGGCTTATTTGAGACAGCGAATCGAGGTACAATTTTTTTAGATGAGATAGGTGATATGCCTTTGGAACTTCAGGCAAAATTACTTAGGGTTTTACAGGATGGAACATTTACTAGAGTTGGAGGAACAAAAGAAATTAAAGTGGATGTTAGAGTGATTGCTGCCACTAATAAAGATTTGGAGAGATTAGTCAAGGAAGGTAAATTTAGAGAGGATTTGTTTTGGCGGCTAAATGTTTTTACGCTAAGAATTTCTCCTTTACGGGAAAGAAAAGAGGATATTTTGCCCTTGGCTCAGCATTTCTGTCAAAAATTTGCTAAAAAATATCAAAAAAAGATAAAAGGGATTTCAAAAAAAGCATCAGAGATGCTGTTTGTGTATCCTTTTTGGGGCAATGTACGAGAATTAGAAAATATTATAGAACGGGCTGTTATTGTAACAGAAAATGAACTTTTGAGTCCTGAAGATTTCCCTGAATACGTGTCTAAATCTTTTTCTCAAACCAATGAACTTTTTACCTTACCTTTGCCTAAAGCTATTGAAAAGTTGGAGTATTTACGCATTAAAGAGGCTTTGGAAGAAAGCAAGGGTGTAAAAACTAAAGCAGCTAAATTGCTAGGTATTTCTGAAAGAACTTTACGCTATAAGCTCGAAAAGTTTAACCAAAGTATTTTTTAA